One Algibacter sp. L3A6 genomic region harbors:
- a CDS encoding thiamine pyrophosphate-dependent enzyme, with translation MSKNVSEQLLDILLSVGVKKVYGVTGDALNFFVKAIEQRDGVDWIGMKHEGNASFAAFGDSQTTGNLAVCAGTVGPGALHLINGLYNAKKERTPVIAITGQINQKQQGTSFFQEVDLKKVFDDVCDYQAIIETPEQAPMVIQRAIKIAMANNAVCRIELAANVAEMKAENNQFIHPILKYKSHLVPDEAVILEAAHLINNAKTVGILAGDGCRESREAVITLSKRLNAPITHSLRASDVFDHDTENVVGLTGLIGNPSGYNAVMKCDLLLMLGTDFPYIDFLPHDTKTIQVDIRQENIGNRTAVTLGVWSDISSFLELLNPKINQKEDSQFMDKLKESFNNWRQNMKEQASPTRENEPLHPQIFADLVNEHASSDAIFTVETGTSAIWAAHHISFNKQRRLIGSFNHGSMAVGLPSAIGAQMANPDKEIWCLSGDGAFNMAMQDFITAVRYELPIKVLIFNNSELSFVKLEMEQVGLAASLDALHETNMNFAEYAKLCGGDGVRVEHAKDIDAAIIQAKHSKKPFIIDAVVSSGALSLPPHIGVKEAIGFGTSKLKEVGQVITGDKDQWQNLKKELQSYFD, from the coding sequence ATGTCTAAAAATGTATCAGAACAATTACTTGATATTTTATTGAGTGTTGGCGTAAAGAAAGTATATGGAGTTACTGGCGATGCCCTTAACTTTTTTGTAAAAGCAATAGAACAGCGCGATGGCGTAGATTGGATAGGAATGAAACATGAAGGTAATGCATCTTTCGCTGCTTTTGGTGATAGCCAAACAACAGGAAATCTGGCTGTTTGTGCGGGAACTGTTGGCCCTGGTGCGTTGCACTTAATTAACGGACTTTATAATGCTAAAAAAGAACGTACGCCCGTTATTGCCATTACTGGACAAATAAACCAAAAACAACAAGGGACGAGCTTTTTTCAGGAGGTAGATTTAAAGAAGGTTTTTGATGATGTTTGCGATTATCAGGCTATTATTGAAACGCCCGAGCAGGCGCCTATGGTGATACAACGTGCTATTAAAATTGCTATGGCTAATAATGCTGTTTGTAGAATTGAATTAGCGGCTAATGTTGCAGAAATGAAAGCTGAAAACAATCAATTTATACACCCAATACTAAAATATAAATCGCATTTGGTTCCCGATGAAGCTGTGATTCTAGAAGCGGCACATTTAATAAACAATGCCAAAACAGTTGGTATTTTGGCTGGTGATGGTTGCCGTGAAAGTCGTGAGGCTGTAATTACTTTATCTAAGCGACTAAACGCGCCCATTACGCATAGTTTGCGTGCTAGTGATGTGTTTGATCATGATACCGAAAATGTGGTGGGACTTACAGGTTTAATAGGTAATCCATCAGGTTACAATGCCGTGATGAAGTGTGATTTATTATTGATGTTGGGTACAGATTTTCCGTATATAGATTTTCTTCCACATGATACTAAAACTATTCAGGTTGATATTAGACAAGAAAATATAGGAAATAGAACAGCCGTAACTTTGGGTGTTTGGAGTGATATTTCATCGTTTTTAGAGCTGCTTAATCCGAAGATAAATCAAAAGGAAGATTCTCAATTTATGGATAAATTAAAAGAGAGTTTTAATAATTGGAGACAGAATATGAAGGAACAGGCCTCGCCTACACGTGAAAACGAACCTTTGCATCCACAAATATTTGCCGATTTAGTAAATGAACATGCTTCTAGCGATGCTATTTTTACCGTGGAAACTGGAACTTCGGCTATTTGGGCAGCGCATCATATTTCGTTCAATAAACAGAGACGTTTAATTGGTTCTTTTAATCATGGTTCTATGGCTGTTGGTTTGCCGTCGGCTATTGGAGCACAAATGGCAAATCCGGATAAAGAGATTTGGTGTTTAAGTGGTGATGGTGCTTTTAATATGGCGATGCAAGATTTTATTACAGCTGTTAGGTATGAGCTCCCTATAAAAGTATTGATTTTTAATAACTCCGAACTTAGTTTTGTAAAGCTAGAAATGGAACAGGTTGGTCTTGCTGCCAGTTTAGATGCTTTGCATGAAACCAATATGAATTTTGCTGAATATGCCAAACTCTGTGGTGGCGATGGTGTGCGCGTGGAACATGCCAAAGATATTGATGCGGCTATAATACAAGCAAAACATAGTAAAAAGCCATTTATTATTGATGCTGTGGTTAGTAGTGGCGCCTTGTCTTTACCGCCACATATAGGTGTTAAAGAAGCTATTGGTTTCGGAACGTCTAAGTTAAAAGAAGTCGGACAAGTGATTACTGGAGATAAAGATCAATGGCAAAACTTAAAAAAGGAATTGCAGTCTTATTTCGATTAA